In Trichormus variabilis 0441, a single genomic region encodes these proteins:
- a CDS encoding ATP-binding protein: MTQSSPNYQQFIEEQEPQTSPEALSKHSPEVESLIERLRKSDTYYLFIRDRQLFNWLDFQRESRANGYVVAVSCADLRKACQFYRLRYVRKRGTLHTIPMPVVYAQVQQPGTPTDLFLAILSELSNPFTGVCQLKLLRNRTWMTLSYYNVSVLIIGNAHYLTYQSFNELVEITRHLKISVVPVGSLYLHEILTRQSKKYTDVANTFLDWHEFSSFQKQETAEVISSWESQVLDGWKQPLNLTSDSGIVNILYERSGGQAETLYEMLRKIAIFSLEKPDLALNISSLKSILFTRSKPVNRIST; encoded by the coding sequence ATGACGCAATCATCACCAAATTATCAACAATTTATAGAAGAACAAGAGCCTCAAACTTCTCCCGAAGCGCTATCAAAACATTCACCAGAAGTAGAATCTTTGATTGAGCGTCTAAGAAAAAGCGATACCTATTACCTTTTCATTCGAGACCGACAACTTTTCAATTGGTTAGATTTCCAACGTGAGTCTAGAGCTAATGGTTATGTTGTTGCAGTTAGTTGTGCAGATTTAAGAAAAGCTTGTCAATTTTATCGCTTGAGATATGTACGCAAACGTGGAACCTTACACACAATTCCTATGCCTGTTGTTTATGCACAAGTTCAGCAACCGGGTACGCCAACAGATTTATTTCTAGCAATTTTGTCAGAACTGAGTAATCCTTTTACGGGCGTATGTCAATTAAAACTCTTAAGAAATCGTACTTGGATGACACTTAGTTACTACAACGTTAGTGTGCTAATCATTGGGAATGCACATTACCTCACCTATCAATCTTTTAACGAGCTTGTTGAAATTACTCGCCATTTAAAAATTTCCGTAGTTCCTGTTGGTTCGCTTTATCTACATGAAATTCTCACTCGTCAAAGTAAGAAATATACAGATGTAGCCAATACATTCTTAGATTGGCATGAATTTAGCTCATTTCAAAAACAAGAAACAGCAGAAGTCATATCAAGTTGGGAGTCTCAAGTTCTAGATGGCTGGAAGCAACCATTAAATCTTACAAGTGATAGTGGCATTGTAAACATTCTTTATGAAAGGTCAGGGGGACAGGCTGAAACTTTATATGAAATGCTACGAAAAATTGCAATTTTCTCCCTAGAAAAGCCTGACTTAGCTCTAAATATTTCATCTTTAAAGTCCATTCTGTTCACTCGTAGTAAACCTGTTAACAGAATATCCACTTAG
- a CDS encoding tyrosine-type recombinase/integrase, which yields MENLPVKSVESLAVEVVTLPLDEARVALVDYYFPNRQKINSTQQLIELWVHSVTIKSDQTRRAYRQIGYELVDYMQSRFGISDLRMVTLFHLHAYLAWLKDEKPVRGKKNTYGISKNTAAKYTAAIKSLWEWGTRASIGYFAIDLGKDLSIQWDDKLAERILSEREIAKLEKAAMAVDLQHNTNKMHWLLFTLMFYSGVRAGEIARQTSDYGKRVITPGLFWRQFREDGDCLLLTVTGKRNKTRTISLDPETSAVLLDYRGDASNDRPVFPSPSRRDRGKPLSDRGLRLMMEEISTCAGIKFSAHFLRHTHATLAKKNGASDFDLQADLGHASPATTAKYIHHVGRVGTSHALRKKSKHR from the coding sequence ATGGAAAATTTACCCGTCAAAAGCGTGGAATCACTTGCTGTGGAGGTTGTGACTCTACCACTTGATGAAGCTCGTGTCGCGCTTGTGGATTATTATTTCCCCAACCGCCAGAAAATTAATTCCACACAACAGCTAATTGAGCTATGGGTGCATTCTGTCACTATCAAAAGCGACCAAACGCGACGGGCATATCGGCAAATTGGTTATGAGCTTGTCGATTATATGCAGTCGCGGTTTGGGATATCTGATTTGAGGATGGTAACGTTATTCCATCTACACGCTTATCTGGCTTGGCTCAAAGATGAAAAGCCAGTACGCGGAAAGAAAAATACTTATGGAATTAGTAAAAATACTGCGGCTAAATACACGGCGGCGATTAAAAGTTTGTGGGAATGGGGTACTAGAGCTTCTATTGGTTATTTTGCTATCGACTTGGGCAAGGACTTAAGCATCCAGTGGGACGATAAGCTCGCAGAGCGCATTTTGTCGGAACGCGAGATTGCTAAGTTGGAAAAAGCGGCGATGGCAGTAGACTTGCAACACAACACTAATAAGATGCACTGGTTGCTGTTTACTCTCATGTTTTACAGTGGGGTGAGGGCAGGAGAAATTGCGCGGCAAACTTCTGATTATGGTAAGCGCGTAATTACGCCGGGGTTATTTTGGCGGCAGTTTCGGGAGGATGGGGACTGTCTGTTGTTAACTGTGACGGGGAAACGAAATAAAACTAGAACCATTAGTCTCGATCCGGAAACTAGTGCAGTGTTACTGGATTATCGTGGGGATGCCAGCAATGATCGGCCGGTGTTTCCTAGTCCCAGTCGGCGGGATAGGGGTAAACCTTTAAGCGATCGCGGGTTGCGACTGATGATGGAGGAAATTTCTACTTGTGCGGGAATTAAGTTCAGCGCCCACTTTCTCCGCCACACTCACGCAACACTGGCTAAAAAAAATGGAGCTTCTGATTTTGACTTACAAGCAGATTTGGGCCACGCTTCCCCAGCGACAACTGCAAAGTACATTCACCATGTTGGGCGTGTTGGGACTTCTCACGCACTGCGTAAAAAAAGCAAACATCGGTAA